A portion of the Leptospira noumeaensis genome contains these proteins:
- a CDS encoding putative lipoprotein produces MRMIKHLSLVSVIAVLISFNNCAILDSASTSVSRLGISVSDSTSAFVKSVSKSISSISDGEKEKAMNEYKEDIIASVALQIRYENQKQELENQLAAIAKSHGVVAWRTNSVTYIAIGQGLKQANLSPSEMKLVTEDVAKQNAVVAKLILDGYNL; encoded by the coding sequence ATGCGTATGATCAAACATTTGAGTCTAGTTTCCGTAATTGCGGTTCTAATTTCATTTAACAACTGTGCTATTTTAGATTCTGCTTCTACAAGTGTAAGCCGATTAGGGATTTCTGTCTCTGATTCTACATCTGCATTCGTGAAATCAGTTTCCAAAAGTATCTCTTCCATTTCTGATGGTGAAAAAGAAAAAGCAATGAACGAGTACAAAGAGGACATCATTGCAAGCGTAGCTTTACAAATTCGTTATGAGAACCAAAAACAAGAATTGGAAAACCAACTTGCTGCAATAGCAAAATCACACGGTGTGGTGGCTTGGAGAACAAACAGTGTTACTTACATAGCCATTGGTCAAGGTTTGAAACAAGCAAACCTTTCACCATCTGAAATGAAACTGGTAACAGAAGACGTGGCAAAACAAAATGCCGTTGTCGCCAAACTAATCCTAGACGGGTACAACCTATAA
- a CDS encoding glycoside hydrolase family 36 protein, with the protein MKIQYRVHNSVTISNFLPVKAGVYQSECKKFELLLPQATDTKTGTILSPKLIWRESTRPEVGFSVDHLELELSILPEGDGYNLFQHGYQSWSISRKVESTSVDKPPFLSFLQYSQENIYSKHESKVGKFISEYLTLVFNRESGNGVLYAPIEQGEFGTKFEVVLGENGVVTSVKVIYDIHCLPDLRPNAKLSIAKIKILPFKGNPEIKLAKYFEELGKKEGPSNLPKKVPTGWCSWYYYYTKIDQKTILDNLTKVRELNLPFEFFQIDDGYQKEIGDWLVPNEKFPGGMRILADEIKRVGLKPGIWLAPFLVRKKSEFFRKYPEAILKDQNGKPVPAIYQPLWGKGYTYALDITHPTALAYLEKVFSTIVKEWGYPYLKLDFLYAGLLPGDVYNKSLSPQARYRNALELIRKTVGKNTFLLGCGAPMLPSVGIFDGMRISCDVAPFWYPEKLRVFLKDRNALCTRTALINDITRSSMHRHLWLNDPDCLLVRKKRNKMNEAQTKMMASVMAVSGGMLLVSDDLTKLEMDRLDLLKKAFQLNRECQAYTPIPIGIFEEEFPNAMYNPAGYLGIWNPTEEEKTIRVAVPQGLKTKEPFLDFWTGTMVNLRIIGGHFEVTLPAFESVVVAV; encoded by the coding sequence ATGAAAATTCAATACAGAGTTCATAATTCCGTCACTATTTCTAACTTCCTTCCTGTAAAGGCAGGTGTTTACCAATCCGAATGTAAAAAATTCGAACTTTTACTTCCACAGGCCACTGATACCAAAACAGGTACAATCCTTAGTCCCAAACTCATTTGGCGGGAATCCACAAGGCCCGAAGTGGGATTTTCTGTAGACCATTTGGAATTGGAATTGTCCATCCTTCCGGAAGGTGACGGATACAACCTCTTCCAACATGGATACCAGTCTTGGTCCATTTCGAGAAAGGTGGAAAGTACCTCCGTTGACAAACCTCCGTTTTTATCTTTTTTACAATACTCTCAAGAGAATATTTATTCTAAACATGAATCGAAAGTGGGAAAGTTTATCTCAGAATATCTCACTCTAGTTTTTAATAGAGAATCAGGAAATGGAGTTTTGTATGCTCCGATCGAACAAGGAGAATTCGGAACCAAATTCGAAGTGGTCTTGGGAGAGAATGGAGTTGTAACATCTGTTAAAGTCATTTACGATATACATTGTTTGCCTGACCTCAGGCCCAATGCAAAACTCAGCATCGCAAAAATCAAAATCCTTCCATTCAAAGGAAATCCAGAAATCAAACTGGCCAAATACTTTGAAGAACTGGGAAAAAAAGAAGGCCCGAGCAATTTACCAAAAAAAGTTCCAACAGGTTGGTGTTCTTGGTATTATTATTACACAAAAATTGACCAAAAAACAATTTTAGACAACTTAACAAAAGTTAGAGAGCTAAACTTACCTTTTGAGTTCTTTCAGATTGATGATGGATACCAAAAAGAAATTGGAGATTGGCTTGTTCCCAACGAAAAATTTCCAGGTGGAATGAGAATCCTTGCTGACGAAATCAAACGTGTGGGATTAAAACCTGGGATCTGGCTTGCCCCTTTTCTCGTGCGAAAAAAATCAGAATTCTTTCGTAAATACCCAGAGGCCATCCTCAAAGACCAAAACGGAAAACCTGTTCCTGCCATCTACCAACCTCTTTGGGGAAAAGGTTATACCTATGCACTGGATATTACCCATCCTACCGCCCTTGCTTATTTAGAAAAAGTTTTTTCAACCATTGTGAAAGAATGGGGATACCCTTACCTAAAATTGGATTTTTTATATGCGGGTCTCCTTCCTGGTGATGTATATAACAAAAGTTTATCGCCACAAGCACGATATAGAAATGCATTAGAACTGATTCGTAAAACGGTCGGTAAAAACACATTTTTACTTGGATGTGGGGCACCCATGTTGCCATCGGTCGGAATTTTTGATGGAATGCGAATTTCTTGTGACGTTGCCCCTTTTTGGTATCCAGAAAAACTTCGTGTTTTCCTAAAAGATAGAAATGCCCTTTGTACAAGAACGGCTCTGATCAATGACATCACTCGTTCATCAATGCACAGACATCTTTGGCTGAATGATCCCGATTGTTTACTTGTTCGCAAAAAAAGAAATAAAATGAACGAAGCACAAACCAAAATGATGGCCTCCGTCATGGCAGTGTCAGGTGGAATGTTACTCGTTTCTGATGACCTCACTAAATTAGAAATGGATCGTTTGGATCTCTTAAAAAAGGCCTTCCAGTTGAATCGGGAATGTCAGGCATATACTCCGATTCCTATCGGGATTTTCGAGGAAGAGTTTCCAAATGCGATGTACAATCCAGCCGGTTACCTTGGAATTTGGAATCCAACGGAAGAAGAAAAAACCATTCGAGTCGCTGTTCCCCAAGGTTTAAAAACCAAGGAACCCTTTTTGGATTTCTGGACAGGCACAATGGTAAACCTTAGGATCATTGGCGGTCATTTTGAAGTTACATTACCGGCTTTTGAATCTGTAGTTGTTGCCGTTTGA
- a CDS encoding ribonuclease D, giving the protein MTQKRSTIKPVVLQGDLNEEFFEAFKKDDRLSVDCEMMGLNPRRDRLCVVQISDSKNKVALVQILPGQTEAPNIQKLFESKDITKIFHFARMDMTFLRARLGIKVKNVFCTKIGSKLARTYTDKHGLKELIREFFEENIDKKNQSSDWGKKILTKDQVDYASTDVRFLIALESILTEMMIRENRFALAERCFAFLETQVELDLLEVSNLFEH; this is encoded by the coding sequence ATGACCCAAAAACGTTCAACTATAAAACCAGTCGTCTTACAAGGAGATCTGAACGAAGAATTTTTTGAAGCCTTTAAGAAGGATGACCGGTTGTCTGTGGATTGTGAAATGATGGGACTCAATCCCAGAAGGGACAGACTCTGTGTTGTACAAATTTCCGATTCTAAAAATAAAGTCGCTCTTGTGCAAATTCTACCAGGACAAACAGAAGCTCCGAATATCCAAAAATTATTTGAATCCAAAGATATCACAAAGATTTTCCATTTTGCAAGGATGGACATGACCTTCCTTCGCGCAAGACTCGGGATCAAAGTAAAAAATGTGTTTTGTACAAAAATTGGAAGCAAACTTGCTCGAACTTACACCGATAAACACGGGTTAAAGGAATTAATCCGCGAATTTTTTGAAGAAAACATCGATAAAAAAAATCAAAGTTCGGATTGGGGAAAAAAGATCCTTACCAAAGACCAAGTGGATTATGCATCGACAGATGTTCGGTTTTTAATTGCCCTTGAGTCCATCCTCACTGAGATGATGATTCGCGAAAACAGGTTTGCTCTTGCCGAACGTTGTTTTGCCTTTTTAGAAACCCAAGTCGAACTGGATCTTTTGGAAGTATCAAATCTTTTTGAACACTGA
- the radA gene encoding DNA repair protein RadA — MAKKQLPQYQCKSCGDSFSRWAGKCPTCGEWNQIEEVANTSSGRFDSPNFQKPKDRKYTDPKSIGSVVSDAHFRTTTGFSELDLVLGGGIVPGSLVLVGGEPGVGKSTLVLEIAKNIANEGSVLYISGEESASQIGLRAKRMGVTSENILLSSEVYAENISQMISDLKPKVVFVDSIQTILKESLVNQAGTITQLRESSQIFLETAKRTSVPIFLIGHITKEGQIAGPKVLEHLVDTVLYFEGDRFNYYRILRAVKNRFGAVGDTAIFEMVSGGLKQVLDRHRLFISPESEERSGSVLSSVMEGSRAISVEVQALVTKTSYGQARRMAEGLDNRRVILLSAVLEKYLGFPLSESDIFSNLAGGLSIDEPSLDLAIAASIASSFKDKPVSREIGFLGEVGLSGEVRSVGQISLRLKELAGIGISKVYIPQGNFKEVEGLFSSLELVPVKHLQELGF; from the coding sequence ATGGCAAAAAAACAACTCCCCCAATACCAATGTAAGTCCTGCGGGGATAGTTTCAGTCGTTGGGCTGGAAAATGTCCCACTTGCGGGGAATGGAACCAAATCGAAGAAGTGGCAAACACTTCTTCGGGTAGATTTGATTCTCCCAACTTTCAAAAACCGAAAGATAGAAAATACACAGATCCTAAATCCATTGGTTCCGTGGTGAGCGATGCTCACTTTCGCACAACAACAGGATTTAGCGAATTGGATTTGGTTCTTGGTGGTGGGATTGTTCCAGGCAGTTTGGTGTTAGTTGGTGGAGAACCTGGGGTTGGAAAATCCACACTAGTTTTGGAAATTGCGAAAAACATTGCAAACGAAGGTTCTGTTTTATACATTTCAGGGGAGGAATCTGCTTCCCAAATTGGACTTCGTGCCAAACGGATGGGTGTCACTTCCGAAAACATTTTGTTATCCTCAGAAGTGTATGCGGAAAATATTTCGCAAATGATTTCTGACTTAAAACCAAAAGTTGTTTTTGTCGATTCCATCCAAACCATCTTAAAAGAAAGTTTAGTCAACCAAGCGGGAACCATCACACAATTACGCGAGTCCTCTCAAATTTTTTTGGAAACCGCCAAACGTACGTCAGTTCCTATTTTTCTCATTGGGCATATCACCAAAGAAGGCCAAATTGCTGGCCCAAAAGTTTTGGAACATTTAGTCGATACCGTTTTGTATTTTGAAGGAGATCGGTTTAACTATTACCGTATCCTACGTGCCGTCAAAAATAGATTTGGTGCCGTAGGTGACACTGCCATTTTTGAAATGGTATCGGGCGGACTCAAACAAGTCCTCGACCGCCATCGTTTGTTCATCTCTCCCGAGTCAGAAGAAAGATCTGGTAGTGTTTTGTCTTCCGTGATGGAAGGCTCTCGTGCAATCAGTGTAGAAGTACAAGCCCTTGTTACAAAAACATCTTATGGACAAGCGCGTCGTATGGCAGAAGGGTTAGACAACCGCCGTGTGATTTTACTTTCTGCGGTGCTAGAGAAGTATTTAGGATTCCCTCTTTCTGAATCGGACATCTTCAGCAATCTTGCCGGTGGGCTTAGCATCGACGAACCAAGTCTCGACTTGGCCATTGCTGCATCCATAGCCTCTTCGTTTAAAGACAAACCAGTTTCGAGAGAAATTGGATTTCTCGGAGAGGTGGGACTTTCAGGAGAAGTGAGAAGTGTGGGGCAAATCAGCCTCCGACTCAAAGAACTGGCAGGCATTGGAATTTCGAAGGTGTACATTCCGCAAGGAAACTTCAAAGAAGTAGAAGGTCTTTTTTCTTCTTTGGAACTCGTTCCAGTCAAACACTTACAAGAGTTAGGTTTTTAG
- a CDS encoding heparin lyase I family protein: MNNQSQRFFLLGICLGLTTQLVQCQKNAEDKTTEILAGTLLAYQAATTISCTSEQLTKTQQGRIFQTSFESVSEFSSFYIVPSPYQSVATHGQSTEQKRTGTYSHKASILSVGPSCFYPQNCNHRGYPTIQLNKLPSGGFKTPVLVEFYAYLDMSLPNSADWFSFATFSADPSDQWRRVVLVNIDSKNYAYLMHVPYHNQSQHTFQNTNTSFPQRQWTKLTTCLDFSPSGGMAKVWMDGTLISTANVSGGCGVLEQAHFGLYASPTVSAGTIYNDDLRIEEITVCP; this comes from the coding sequence ATGAATAACCAATCGCAACGCTTCTTTCTTTTGGGAATTTGTTTGGGACTAACCACACAACTTGTCCAGTGCCAAAAAAATGCAGAAGACAAAACAACGGAGATTTTAGCAGGAACCTTACTGGCTTACCAAGCAGCCACGACCATCTCTTGCACGAGCGAACAATTGACGAAAACCCAACAAGGAAGGATCTTTCAAACTAGCTTTGAGTCGGTTTCCGAATTTTCTTCCTTCTATATTGTTCCCTCACCTTACCAATCGGTAGCCACTCATGGACAAAGTACGGAACAAAAACGTACAGGCACATATTCCCATAAAGCATCTATCTTGTCAGTAGGTCCCAGTTGTTTTTATCCACAAAATTGTAACCATAGAGGGTATCCTACTATCCAGCTCAACAAACTTCCGTCAGGTGGATTTAAAACACCAGTCCTAGTTGAGTTTTATGCCTATTTGGATATGAGCCTACCGAATAGTGCCGACTGGTTCAGTTTTGCGACTTTTTCAGCAGATCCCAGCGACCAATGGAGGCGAGTGGTTCTTGTGAATATAGATTCAAAGAATTATGCTTATTTAATGCATGTTCCTTACCACAATCAAAGCCAACATACATTTCAAAACACAAATACAAGTTTTCCACAAAGGCAGTGGACAAAACTCACAACCTGCCTTGACTTTTCTCCTTCGGGAGGAATGGCAAAAGTGTGGATGGATGGAACTTTGATTTCAACCGCCAATGTTTCTGGAGGCTGCGGTGTATTAGAACAAGCTCACTTTGGACTCTATGCTTCACCAACGGTCAGTGCTGGAACCATTTACAACGATGATTTAAGAATAGAAGAAATTACAGTTTGTCCTTAA
- a CDS encoding esterase/lipase family protein, whose protein sequence is MKKKFLIGFLATLLSVPTSGLFAGPLDGQCIALVHGILGFDDTQGLAGGLVKYWGGLDGYLRSQGAKVTTPGSSATNSIPTRASQIQSSVTTWMTANGCSKVHLMGHSQGGLVIRYMVSNLGFNGKTQTVTTINSLHQGAPMADIVLGVIPGWLQPFANSALSLLAKLVYRDGRPQDVIAMGNSLTVSYVKTFNANSPNKSGIKYYSYGSEMAWADLIQHPIMALTHPITWAGGLFYGLGGGNDGVVPLNSQKWGTWKGTPSSYWFATGIDHLQATNLAWSGQNYYDVQGHYLNIAKNAKAGL, encoded by the coding sequence ATGAAAAAGAAATTCTTGATCGGGTTTTTAGCGACCCTTCTCTCCGTCCCCACCTCCGGTCTGTTTGCCGGTCCTCTTGATGGTCAGTGCATCGCACTGGTTCATGGAATCCTTGGTTTTGATGATACCCAAGGTCTCGCTGGCGGACTAGTAAAGTATTGGGGAGGCCTTGACGGTTATCTTCGTAGCCAAGGTGCAAAAGTCACCACTCCTGGAAGTTCGGCTACAAATTCCATTCCTACTCGCGCAAGCCAGATCCAATCTTCTGTAACAACTTGGATGACAGCAAACGGTTGTTCTAAGGTTCATTTGATGGGCCATAGCCAAGGTGGACTTGTTATTCGTTATATGGTATCCAATCTTGGATTTAACGGAAAAACACAAACGGTTACTACCATCAACTCTCTTCACCAAGGAGCACCTATGGCTGATATCGTTCTTGGAGTGATTCCTGGTTGGTTACAACCATTCGCAAATTCCGCACTTAGTTTACTTGCAAAATTAGTTTACCGTGACGGTCGTCCACAAGACGTAATCGCTATGGGAAATTCACTGACTGTAAGTTATGTGAAGACATTTAATGCAAACTCACCTAACAAATCAGGAATCAAATACTACTCATACGGAAGTGAAATGGCTTGGGCAGATCTAATCCAACACCCAATCATGGCACTCACTCACCCAATCACTTGGGCAGGTGGATTGTTTTATGGTTTAGGCGGAGGTAACGATGGTGTGGTTCCATTGAACTCTCAAAAATGGGGAACTTGGAAAGGAACACCTTCTTCTTATTGGTTTGCAACAGGAATTGACCACTTACAAGCTACAAACTTGGCTTGGAGCGGACAAAACTACTATGATGTGCAAGGTCATTACTTAAACATTGCTAAAAACGCAAAAGCTGGTTTATAA
- a CDS encoding lipase secretion chaperone translates to MDFKKIIIIIVIVFIFLLGILYFLKQDSSSQTKKTLSPEEQMAMERISPLGTGEGFWDEAISPFREDRAKPYLELLDELKSGKINFVWEVWALRRKCKAEYTPDQCNATIIAYIEAEYESPDKEKVKDLFLSYFRYEEEYRKWEQPTDLSFVELYEKIKAKRRDVLNDKADLIFGMEESQVSFLEGSQNFIKQSANLPAEQRVKQFEDLKKKTYGTYYDSLVSREDKFDHYQMEMSLRDKEYNAISDPKEKEKYLNRIETKYFGKERAANLAEERAKESKFQESISKYESKEKEFLRENASLSASEKEKKLKEIRIQYLGSEEEADAYIRRKNIEEAGK, encoded by the coding sequence ATGGATTTTAAAAAAATTATTATCATCATAGTTATCGTTTTTATTTTTCTCTTGGGTATTCTTTACTTCTTAAAACAAGACTCTTCCTCACAGACAAAAAAAACATTGAGTCCAGAAGAACAAATGGCAATGGAGAGAATCTCTCCTCTCGGAACCGGGGAAGGGTTTTGGGACGAAGCCATCTCTCCATTTCGTGAAGATCGGGCGAAACCTTATTTAGAATTGTTAGATGAATTGAAATCAGGAAAAATCAATTTTGTTTGGGAGGTTTGGGCACTCCGTCGTAAATGCAAAGCAGAATATACGCCAGACCAATGTAATGCAACCATCATTGCTTATATTGAAGCCGAATATGAATCACCAGACAAAGAAAAAGTGAAAGATTTGTTTTTATCGTATTTTCGTTATGAAGAAGAGTATAGAAAATGGGAACAACCAACAGACCTATCCTTCGTTGAACTATATGAAAAAATCAAAGCCAAACGAAGAGATGTTTTAAATGATAAAGCAGATTTGATTTTTGGAATGGAAGAATCACAAGTTTCTTTTTTAGAAGGCAGTCAAAATTTTATCAAACAATCGGCAAACTTACCCGCAGAACAACGTGTGAAACAGTTCGAAGACCTAAAGAAAAAAACATACGGAACGTATTACGATTCTCTCGTTTCTAGAGAAGATAAATTTGATCATTATCAAATGGAAATGAGTCTTCGTGATAAAGAGTATAACGCGATTTCTGATCCAAAAGAAAAAGAAAAATATCTAAATCGTATTGAAACCAAATACTTTGGAAAAGAACGTGCTGCCAATTTGGCTGAGGAAAGAGCAAAGGAATCTAAATTCCAAGAGTCGATTTCTAAGTATGAATCGAAAGAAAAGGAATTTTTGCGAGAGAATGCAAGTCTTTCAGCTTCTGAAAAGGAAAAGAAACTCAAAGAAATACGGATTCAATATCTTGGTTCTGAAGAAGAAGCGGATGCTTATATCAGAAGGAAAAATATAGAGGAAGCGGGAAAATAA
- a CDS encoding putative glycoside hydrolase: MKQLTVSILLLFFFSCQSTSNIEKRQNADSSGITPDFIEGLYINTKTIRDKKRWSLLFQVMKDAGMNTAVVDIQPHPPTPEQVAEAKALGFYMVARVVNFEGGLTEKAPNANLMVTIQKSIRKACELGFPEIQLDYIRYADGGTNFSMSYEKRYESILGIIKDHKEKTKDSCSKDTRWTADVFGRVPFIENDVIGQKVEPFSEELNGLYPMLYPSHFYGLTKRVADPYGTIKDGLDLTVKRAKQGTKAIAWVQGFNMMVGPSKLSYTDYIKVQMQGAKDSLGHGFIVWNAGNEYIDTMTAYEKYKSEPTPERQKVSKND, encoded by the coding sequence ATGAAACAACTCACTGTCTCCATCCTACTTCTATTCTTTTTCTCCTGCCAATCGACATCCAATATCGAAAAAAGGCAAAATGCAGATTCTTCTGGAATCACACCCGATTTTATCGAAGGTCTTTATATCAATACCAAAACCATTCGTGATAAAAAACGTTGGAGTTTGCTTTTTCAAGTCATGAAGGACGCAGGAATGAATACGGCAGTAGTCGATATCCAACCGCACCCACCCACTCCAGAACAAGTGGCAGAAGCCAAAGCACTCGGTTTTTATATGGTTGCAAGAGTTGTGAACTTTGAAGGTGGACTGACAGAAAAAGCACCTAACGCTAACTTGATGGTTACCATTCAGAAGTCGATTCGCAAGGCTTGTGAATTAGGATTCCCCGAAATTCAATTGGATTATATCCGATATGCTGATGGCGGAACCAACTTCAGTATGAGTTATGAAAAACGTTACGAGTCTATTCTCGGAATCATCAAAGACCATAAAGAAAAAACCAAAGACAGTTGTTCCAAGGACACTCGTTGGACTGCTGATGTATTTGGAAGAGTTCCCTTCATCGAAAACGATGTGATTGGACAAAAAGTGGAACCTTTTAGTGAAGAACTGAATGGACTTTATCCTATGTTGTATCCATCACATTTTTATGGACTAACCAAACGTGTGGCCGATCCGTATGGAACCATCAAAGATGGGCTAGACCTTACAGTCAAAAGGGCCAAACAAGGAACAAAAGCCATCGCTTGGGTACAAGGATTCAACATGATGGTTGGCCCAAGTAAACTAAGTTATACCGACTATATCAAAGTGCAAATGCAAGGAGCAAAAGATTCACTAGGACATGGATTTATTGTTTGGAATGCAGGAAATGAATACATCGACACAATGACTGCATACGAAAAATACAAATCCGAACCCACGCCCGAACGCCAAAAGGTAAGTAAAAACGATTAA
- a CDS encoding histone deacetylase family protein, giving the protein MGSLKTGITFHDEFLKHNTGAGHPETHGRLESILDHISDLPSENFLWKKDFKEAPLSIISSIHDPAYVRSVGIACEEKGNGYLDGDTVFSPRSFYAASLAVGAGLYLADEVLSGNLANGMALVRPPGHHAESDHAMGFCIFNNIAITAKYLQSKGIKRILILDWDVHHGNGTQHQFYDDDSVYFVSLHQYPFYPGTGALSERGRGNGLGSTLNIPLARGAGESEYLSHFSSIHREMEKFQPEFVLISAGFDAHKKDPLGGMNLSTSSYEIFTKEVKQIANTYAGGKIVSFLEGGYDFQALAESVKAHLETLVT; this is encoded by the coding sequence GTGGGTTCATTAAAAACAGGGATTACATTTCATGATGAATTTTTAAAACACAATACTGGTGCCGGCCATCCGGAAACTCATGGCAGACTAGAATCCATTCTCGATCATATATCCGATTTACCTTCAGAAAACTTTTTATGGAAAAAAGATTTTAAAGAAGCTCCACTTTCCATTATTTCATCAATCCATGATCCAGCTTATGTTCGTTCGGTGGGGATAGCTTGTGAGGAAAAAGGGAATGGGTATTTGGATGGAGACACGGTTTTTTCTCCACGTTCCTTTTATGCAGCGAGTCTTGCTGTTGGTGCTGGGTTATACCTTGCCGATGAAGTTCTTTCTGGTAATTTGGCAAATGGAATGGCGCTCGTTCGACCTCCAGGTCATCACGCTGAGTCGGATCACGCGATGGGATTTTGTATTTTCAATAACATTGCCATCACTGCAAAATACCTTCAGTCCAAAGGTATCAAACGGATTTTGATTCTAGATTGGGACGTACACCATGGGAATGGCACACAACACCAGTTTTACGATGATGATTCTGTTTATTTTGTATCACTCCACCAGTATCCTTTTTATCCGGGAACAGGTGCTTTGTCGGAACGAGGAAGGGGAAATGGGCTTGGATCCACTCTTAATATTCCATTGGCAAGAGGGGCTGGTGAGTCTGAATATTTGAGCCATTTTTCTTCCATCCATCGTGAGATGGAAAAATTCCAACCAGAGTTTGTTTTGATTTCTGCTGGTTTCGATGCCCACAAGAAAGACCCGTTAGGTGGTATGAATTTATCCACTTCCTCTTATGAAATTTTTACAAAGGAAGTGAAACAAATCGCTAATACATACGCTGGCGGTAAAATCGTTTCCTTTTTGGAAGGTGGTTATGATTTCCAAGCCCTAGCAGAATCTGTAAAGGCTCATCTGGAAACCTTGGTAACTTAA
- a CDS encoding esterase/lipase family protein gives MIQILINSLAGKTVSLTQKTTDSLLKGVQFLVKGSLTSAGGGLDLLSNAFFYKPEWREALQKAGVQVKETGHKSNENLQKTIEQTNQAFEKAIFKVELTAKQSDDMVFDNRMVSSILGSSHNQKFKLTKIDMSFRTIGKDITAKETIAEFKESKKSKSVLFLPGLFTDETVWQEQTVEYKERKITSPGLATELQEVGYFPFYLRYNHGLPIHENGKKLMHLLDVFFNEDPNIKPDIICYSLGCLIFRSCLYHAKLENKEWLHKFGKIILIAAPNKGSYLEKIGFWLGFLFEKSPNVALKIIGMIGNLRSDAIKDLSFGLIRKEEKGWMETISGYFGETYFGELDEMDVYQAYALMEGAENPLQNFLGDGIVEKKSLTYLTDKVFNQKTNPALRTLELNKQNHFSIISARPLMHWVKEVFGVAS, from the coding sequence GTGATCCAAATCCTCATCAACTCCCTGGCTGGAAAAACAGTTTCGCTTACCCAAAAAACAACCGATTCGCTGCTGAAAGGTGTACAATTCCTAGTAAAAGGAAGCCTAACGAGTGCAGGCGGAGGACTGGATTTACTCTCCAATGCATTTTTTTACAAACCAGAATGGAGAGAGGCCTTACAGAAAGCCGGCGTCCAAGTCAAAGAAACTGGTCACAAATCAAATGAAAACTTACAAAAGACGATAGAACAAACGAACCAGGCTTTTGAAAAAGCTATCTTCAAAGTCGAACTCACCGCCAAACAAAGTGATGATATGGTATTTGATAATCGTATGGTATCAAGTATCCTGGGAAGTTCTCACAATCAAAAATTCAAACTCACAAAGATTGATATGAGTTTTAGAACGATTGGAAAAGACATCACCGCAAAAGAAACCATTGCAGAATTTAAAGAATCAAAAAAATCAAAATCAGTTCTTTTCCTTCCTGGATTATTTACAGATGAGACAGTTTGGCAGGAACAAACTGTGGAATATAAGGAAAGGAAAATTACCTCACCTGGACTTGCTACAGAATTACAAGAGGTAGGATACTTTCCATTTTATTTGAGATACAATCACGGACTTCCCATCCATGAAAATGGGAAAAAACTAATGCACCTACTGGATGTATTTTTTAATGAAGATCCAAATATCAAACCTGATATCATTTGTTATAGTTTGGGTTGCCTCATCTTTCGTTCTTGTCTTTACCATGCAAAACTTGAAAACAAAGAATGGCTCCATAAGTTTGGAAAAATCATACTCATTGCAGCACCAAACAAAGGTTCTTATCTAGAAAAAATTGGATTTTGGTTGGGATTCTTATTTGAAAAAAGTCCCAATGTAGCTCTTAAAATTATTGGAATGATTGGGAACCTGCGTAGCGACGCAATCAAAGACTTATCTTTTGGACTCATCCGAAAAGAAGAAAAAGGTTGGATGGAAACTATTTCTGGATACTTCGGAGAAACATATTTTGGTGAATTGGATGAAATGGATGTTTACCAAGCCTATGCACTTATGGAAGGAGCTGAGAATCCTTTGCAAAACTTTCTTGGGGATGGGATTGTAGAGAAAAAAAGTCTTACCTACTTAACGGACAAGGTTTTTAATCAAAAAACAAATCCGGCTTTACGAACACTGGAACTAAACAAACAAAATCATTTTTCTATCATCAGTGCCAGACCACTAATGCATTGGGTGAAAGAAGTTTTTGGAGTGGCTTCCTAA